From Bacillus basilensis, a single genomic window includes:
- a CDS encoding VOC family protein — MDHLFRVKLYVHDIEKSVLFYETIIGLKLYKRSEHTGRFNHDCFSLLLASDSTLNENHYFYNQKEMKGHGFELIIVVDRIEEVYERCKEKRCKIQEEIQTYPWEMRGFKVVDPDGYFLRITSK, encoded by the coding sequence GTGGATCATTTATTCCGTGTTAAGCTATATGTACATGATATTGAAAAGTCAGTATTGTTTTATGAAACAATTATTGGATTAAAATTGTATAAAAGAAGTGAGCATACAGGACGTTTTAATCATGATTGCTTTTCTTTATTACTAGCTAGCGATTCAACATTGAATGAAAATCACTATTTTTACAATCAAAAAGAAATGAAAGGGCATGGCTTTGAACTAATTATTGTTGTCGACCGAATTGAAGAAGTATATGAACGTTGTAAAGAGAAGCGATGCAAGATACAAGAAGAAATTCAAACTTATCCGTGGGAGATGAGAGGATTTAAAGTTGTGGATCCAGACGGATATTTCCTTAGGATCACGTCTAAGTAA
- a CDS encoding ABC transporter permease subunit, translating into MNKQLFLASLKETQKSILSYATGAALYLWLLIWIFPSMVSAKGLNELISAMPDSVKKIVGMESPIQNVMDFLAGEYYSLLFIIILTIFCVTVATHLMARHVDKGAMAYLLATPVSRVKVAITQAVVLILGLLIIVIVTYVAGIVGAEWFLKDNNLNKELFLKINVVGGLIFLVVSAYSFFFSCICNDERKALSYSASLTILFFVLNMVGKLSDKLEWMKSLSLFTLFRPKEIAEGTYNIWPVSIGLTAGALCIFIIAIVVFRERDLPL; encoded by the coding sequence ATGAATAAGCAATTATTTTTAGCTAGTTTGAAAGAAACACAAAAAAGTATTTTAAGTTATGCAACTGGTGCAGCTCTTTATTTATGGTTATTAATTTGGATATTCCCCTCAATGGTATCAGCGAAAGGGTTAAATGAATTAATAAGTGCTATGCCTGATAGTGTGAAAAAAATTGTTGGTATGGAAAGTCCGATTCAAAATGTGATGGATTTTTTAGCTGGTGAGTACTATAGTCTATTGTTTATTATCATATTAACAATTTTTTGCGTTACAGTTGCGACACATTTAATGGCACGTCATGTAGATAAAGGAGCGATGGCATATTTATTAGCGACACCTGTATCCAGAGTGAAAGTTGCAATCACGCAAGCTGTTGTTCTCATATTAGGACTACTAATCATTGTAATTGTCACATATGTAGCGGGGATAGTAGGTGCAGAATGGTTTTTAAAAGATAATAACTTAAATAAAGAATTATTCCTCAAGATAAACGTAGTCGGAGGGCTCATATTTTTAGTAGTTAGCGCTTATTCATTTTTCTTTTCTTGTATATGTAATGATGAAAGAAAGGCACTGAGCTACTCAGCGAGTTTAACTATTTTATTTTTCGTACTAAATATGGTAGGCAAATTAAGTGATAAGTTAGAGTGGATGAAAAGTCTATCGTTATTTACACTGTTTCGTCCAAAAGAAATTGCTGAAGGAACGTATAATATATGGCCGGTAAGTATAGGTTTAACTGCTGGAGCGCTTTGTATATTTATAATAGCAATTGTTGTATTTAGGGAGAGGGATTTACCGTTATAG
- a CDS encoding ABC transporter ATP-binding protein has protein sequence MISVQDVTKQFSNGKGLFHITFDVKVGEVFGYLGPNGAGKSTTIRNLMGFIKPTSGKATIFGLDCWNEAAKIQREVGYLPGEISFIEGMNGLDFLKLMQGMRGLQDTKRRDELIERLQFDVKTPIRKMSKGMKQKVGIVAAFMHDPEVLILDEPTSGLDPLMQQVFIDLILEEKQRGKTILMSSHIFTEIERTCDRVAIIKDGRLVTVENIHDLQSMRRQIIDVTVSSQEEIESLTQCNLQFETVKGREASIIVQGNYQTVLQTLSDYNVTALQTRAMDLEHLFMHYYDKKEGVKHE, from the coding sequence ATGATTTCAGTTCAAGATGTTACAAAACAGTTTTCGAATGGAAAAGGTCTGTTTCATATTACATTTGATGTAAAAGTAGGAGAAGTATTCGGTTACTTAGGACCAAATGGTGCCGGGAAATCAACAACGATTCGTAATTTAATGGGATTTATAAAACCGACATCTGGTAAAGCAACGATTTTTGGATTAGATTGCTGGAATGAAGCCGCGAAAATTCAAAGAGAAGTCGGATATTTACCAGGAGAAATTTCTTTTATTGAAGGAATGAATGGATTAGACTTTCTAAAGTTAATGCAAGGAATGCGCGGATTACAGGATACGAAAAGACGAGATGAACTAATAGAACGTCTACAATTTGATGTGAAAACACCAATTCGTAAAATGTCTAAAGGAATGAAGCAAAAAGTAGGGATTGTTGCTGCTTTTATGCATGATCCAGAAGTGCTAATCTTAGATGAACCAACATCTGGACTCGATCCACTTATGCAGCAAGTGTTTATAGATTTAATATTAGAGGAAAAGCAAAGAGGAAAAACAATTCTTATGTCGTCGCATATTTTCACTGAGATTGAGCGTACATGTGACCGAGTAGCGATTATTAAAGATGGGCGCCTTGTAACGGTTGAAAATATTCACGATTTACAAAGTATGAGACGACAGATAATAGATGTAACCGTATCATCGCAAGAAGAGATTGAATCTCTTACACAATGTAATTTGCAATTTGAAACGGTGAAAGGTAGAGAGGCATCGATTATTGTGCAAGGAAACTATCAAACTGTTTTACAAACACTTTCAGACTATAATGTAACAGCACTTCAAACGAGAGCAATGGATTTAGAACATTTATTTATGCATTATTACGATAAGAAAGAAGGGGTAAAGCATGAATAA
- a CDS encoding TetR/AcrR family transcriptional regulator, with product MIALNGFEKVKEKKKRAIKKAAFLLFSERGFNEVKIEHIAKEANVSQVTIYNHFGSKDALFRELIQEFIISEFQYYKELAEEKLPFHDMMQKMIVRKMNTGGLFQPDMLLQMMQRDEILREFIYSYQNEKILPWYLEILEQAQQKNEINPHLTKEMMLLYIQMFTKLGDDFGAQLLEGDREKHIQDIVTMFFYGLSVPEK from the coding sequence GTGATTGCATTGAACGGCTTTGAAAAAGTAAAAGAAAAGAAAAAACGCGCTATTAAAAAGGCAGCTTTCTTATTATTTTCAGAACGTGGATTTAATGAAGTGAAAATAGAACATATCGCAAAAGAAGCAAACGTTTCTCAAGTTACAATTTATAATCATTTTGGAAGTAAAGATGCGTTATTTAGAGAACTTATACAAGAATTTATTATATCTGAATTTCAATATTATAAAGAGCTTGCTGAAGAAAAATTACCTTTCCATGATATGATGCAAAAAATGATTGTAAGAAAAATGAATACTGGCGGATTATTTCAGCCTGATATGTTACTACAAATGATGCAAAGGGACGAAATTCTCCGAGAGTTTATTTATAGTTATCAAAATGAAAAAATACTGCCATGGTATTTAGAAATATTAGAACAAGCGCAGCAAAAAAATGAAATTAACCCCCACCTTACTAAAGAAATGATGTTACTTTACATTCAAATGTTCACTAAATTAGGTGATGATTTTGGAGCACAACTTTTGGAAGGAGATCGTGAAAAACATATACAAGATATCGTTACGATGTTCTTTTATGGACTGTCCGTCCCAGAAAAATAA
- a CDS encoding oxidoreductase, whose amino-acid sequence MKKIGVGIVGFGFSSTTFHIPLLQTIEEYDIRAVLSSKEEVVKETLPNANVVSTIDELVKRADIDLVVITSPNTTHFPYVKEAILNGKHVVVEKPFVVSIEEGEELISLAEQHNVVLSVYHNRRFDNDFLTIKKLLEENRIGNVYAYEANFDRFRPHVRDRWREKNLPGSGILYDLGSHLIDQALSLFGKPDAISADVIKQRPGAQIDDYFHVVLHYGVKRIILHSSSYVKQAGPHFTLHGEKGSIVKYGMDSQEEQLKNGMKPGDNGYGVDAEANFATLETEERLDRIPTEVGCYDMYYKGIRDNILNGEKLPVTAQEGLEVIKLIQLAVESSETGRVISVK is encoded by the coding sequence ATGAAAAAAATAGGTGTAGGGATTGTAGGGTTTGGATTTTCTAGTACAACATTTCACATCCCATTATTACAAACGATAGAAGAATACGATATTCGTGCGGTATTATCTTCAAAAGAAGAGGTAGTAAAAGAAACATTACCGAATGCTAACGTCGTTAGTACAATTGATGAATTGGTGAAGCGAGCTGATATTGACTTAGTGGTCATTACTTCACCGAATACAACTCATTTTCCATATGTAAAAGAAGCAATATTAAACGGTAAGCATGTTGTTGTGGAAAAGCCATTTGTTGTTTCAATTGAAGAAGGAGAAGAGCTTATTTCATTAGCAGAGCAACATAATGTGGTATTGAGTGTATATCATAATCGTCGTTTTGATAATGACTTTTTAACGATAAAGAAATTATTAGAAGAAAATAGAATAGGGAATGTATACGCATATGAAGCGAATTTTGATCGTTTCCGTCCACATGTCCGTGATCGCTGGAGAGAAAAGAACTTACCGGGGTCAGGTATATTATATGATTTAGGGTCACATTTAATTGACCAAGCATTATCATTATTTGGGAAACCAGATGCGATAAGTGCAGATGTAATTAAACAACGACCAGGTGCACAAATTGATGATTACTTCCATGTTGTACTTCACTACGGAGTAAAGCGTATCATTTTACATAGTAGCAGTTATGTAAAACAAGCAGGTCCACACTTTACACTGCATGGAGAAAAAGGTTCTATCGTGAAGTATGGTATGGATTCACAAGAGGAACAATTAAAAAATGGAATGAAGCCAGGCGATAACGGTTACGGAGTAGACGCTGAAGCGAATTTTGCTACTTTAGAAACAGAAGAACGTTTAGACCGTATTCCAACAGAAGTCGGCTGTTATGACATGTATTATAAAGGTATAAGAGATAATATATTAAATGGTGAGAAACTACCTGTAACAGCACAAGAAGGTTTAGAAGTTATTAAGCTGATTCAATTAGCGGTTGAAAGTAGTGAAACGGGTAGAGTCATTTCGGTAAAATAA